One Romboutsia sp. 13368 genomic window carries:
- a CDS encoding glycoside hydrolase family 73 protein: MGKKKIKHLGKKRWRKRYIFEFFKKSIILFAMIVSLITFISIDKNVKELYKGINIEESAIEFYIDMADEIGNKEVQLSWKELMAIDMVRYEKDLTNIKKKDVIDTGKKFIKEINEDGNKVKKVKSFDEVIDKIGFDSSQKKLAKVYLDELKGVSLSGDTLKNQDEKIKFIENISELSFENYEKYNILPSITVGQAILESRWGESDLSKNSNNIFGIKADEKWNGKVVSTNTLENYDDKVVAAFRQYDSIEDSINDHGKFLSENKRYETSGLFNAKHYTTQAQALEDAGYATKKNENGELIYADTLIDLIRKYNLQLLDREVQEIK; encoded by the coding sequence ATGGGGAAGAAAAAAATAAAGCATTTAGGGAAAAAAAGATGGAGGAAGAGGTATATATTTGAATTTTTTAAGAAAAGTATAATATTATTTGCAATGATAGTTAGTTTAATTACTTTTATTAGCATAGATAAGAATGTAAAAGAATTATATAAAGGAATTAACATTGAAGAATCAGCAATAGAGTTTTATATAGATATGGCAGATGAAATAGGTAATAAAGAAGTACAATTAAGCTGGAAAGAATTGATGGCTATAGATATGGTTAGATATGAAAAGGACCTAACTAATATAAAAAAGAAAGATGTAATAGATACAGGTAAGAAATTTATAAAAGAGATAAATGAAGATGGAAATAAAGTAAAAAAAGTAAAAAGCTTTGATGAAGTTATAGATAAGATAGGTTTTGATAGTAGTCAAAAGAAGTTGGCAAAGGTTTATTTAGATGAGTTAAAAGGAGTTTCTTTGTCTGGAGATACGTTGAAAAATCAAGATGAGAAAATTAAATTTATAGAGAATATATCTGAATTATCATTTGAAAATTATGAAAAATATAATATATTACCATCTATAACTGTAGGACAAGCAATATTAGAATCCAGATGGGGAGAGTCTGATTTAAGTAAAAATAGTAATAATATATTTGGTATAAAGGCAGATGAAAAATGGAATGGTAAAGTAGTAAGTACAAATACTTTAGAAAATTATGATGATAAGGTAGTTGCTGCATTTAGACAATATGATTCTATAGAAGATTCTATAAATGACCATGGGAAATTTTTAAGTGAAAATAAGAGATATGAAACTAGTGGTTTATTTAATGCTAAACATTATACAACTCAAGCTCAAGCATTAGAAGATGCAGGATATGCAACAAAGAAAAATGAAAATGGAGAGCTTATATATGCTGATACGTTAATAGATTTAATAAGAAAATATAATTTACAATTGCTAGACAGAGAAGTTCAAGAAATAAAATAA
- a CDS encoding ligand-binding sensor domain-containing protein: MSKGRHLKILTVCFIVSILFIFISCNHKLSYADYPNNINFKNITIENGLSQSTVETIYQDSKGYIWIGTQDGLNRYDGYEFKHYKADKFDKNTIANNIILDITEDKHGNIWVATLEGISRINVVTDEIKNYYTHEYNNEXRF, from the coding sequence ATGAGTAAGGGGAGACATTTAAAAATTTTAACTGTATGTTTTATAGTTAGTATACTATTTATATTTATATCTTGTAATCATAAATTATCCTACGCAGATTATCCTAATAATATAAACTTTAAAAATATAACTATTGAAAATGGATTATCTCAATCAACAGTTGAGACAATTTATCAAGATAGTAAAGGATATATATGGATAGGAACTCAGGATGGTCTTAACAGATATGATGGATATGAATTTAAACATTATAAAGCAGATAAATTTGATAAAAACACAATAGCAAATAATATTATTCTAGACATCACAGAAGATAAGCATGGGAACATATGGGTAGCAACATTAGAGGGAATAAGTAGAATAAATGTAGTTACAGATGAAATAAAAAATTATTATACGCATGAATATAATAATGAAANCAGATTCTAA
- a CDS encoding two-component regulator propeller domain-containing protein, producing the protein MTSQFIYSLALDYEGNIWIGTSDGLDKVSKNMKK; encoded by the coding sequence TTGACTAGCCAATTTATATATTCTTTAGCTTTAGACTATGAAGGTAATATATGGATAGGAACTTCTGATGGATTAGACAAAGTATCTAAAAATATGAAAAAATAA
- a CDS encoding two-component regulator propeller domain-containing protein: protein NGLAKYNEEEDNFYTYKNKNYDQNSLVNNTVCSIIEDKSGLIWVGTESGISIFDSKNKIVHYKSEPFNDNSLKSNFVHGIYEDKNGILWVGSN, encoded by the coding sequence ATAATGGCCTAGCTAAGTACAATGAAGAAGAAGATAATTTTTATACTTATAAAAATAAGAACTATGATCAGAATAGTTTAGTTAATAATACAGTATGCAGTATTATAGAAGATAAAAGTGGATTAATTTGGGTAGGAACAGAATCGGGAATTAGTATATTTGATTCYAAAAATAAAATAGTACATTATAAGTCAGAACCTTTTAATGATAACTCTTTGAAGTCTAATTTCGTACATGGTATTTACGAAGATAAAAACGGAATTTTATGGGTTGGTTCAAAT
- a CDS encoding two-component regulator propeller domain-containing protein, translating to IDTKDCKTYLKEDGLQSNHIISLLLDNKGYLWIGSNEGLNILDVKEDKIINISDIISEDSTTNKYVRTIYQDKXGCYYIGFFRNGGLMKIBPINKTTKTYLNSKEDKNSLS from the coding sequence ATATAGATACAAAGGATTGTAAAACATACTTAAAAGAAGATGGATTACAAAGTAACCACATAATATCATTATTATTAGATAATAAGGGATATTTGTGGATAGGGAGTAATGAAGGTTTAAATATATTAGATGTAAAAGAAGATAAAATTATAAATATAAGTGATATTATAAGTGAAGATTCAACTACAAATAAGTATGTAAGAACTATTTATCAAGATAAAKAAGGATGTTATTATATAGGATTTTTTAGAAATGGTGGTTTGATGAAAATCRATCCAATAAATAAAACTACAAAAACATACTTAAATAGCAAAGAAGATAAAAATAGTTTAAGTAG
- a CDS encoding sensor histidine kinase, which translates to IIEDENNNLWIGTSYGLNKFDKNREKFYRYTTKDGLANDTVYGILIDNNKKLWISTNGGISKFDSDNLVFRNFGITDGLQSNEFNGNAAYKNEDGEFFFGGINGLNVFNPEEIDSSDFLPHVVFSESYVRGKEFINLDNRSFESDDNTIKFEFFVPAYQNTSKTTYYYKLDGNDEEWYSTNDNNITYHKLSAGDYNFRVIARYSNGKYSDESTVSFNIKPPFWFSDLXIIIYVILIFILIYNNKNKMKKLDKLVDKKTKQLRDEMDKNNNILNKVIKLEKNKNKYFINLSHELRTPLNVISSTNQLIEEFNNNDVAINKEKLSSYMKTSNRNCKRLLKLINNIIDSSKLENDSYTINLKKNDIVYVVEEAVLSLIEFAKYKGVDIIIDPHIEELIIECDDYEIERCIVNLVSNAIKFTPIGGKIEVTIKEIDDMVMISVKDNGIGIDKKYIEFIFDRFNQVIDSNNEIKGGSGLGLTITKQIIELHKGDIYVESEVGKGSNFIIKLPLISN; encoded by the coding sequence CTATAATAGAAGATGAAAATAATAATTTATGGATAGGTACTAGCTATGGATTGAATAAATTTGATAAGAATAGAGAAAAATTTTATAGATATACTACAAAGGATGGATTAGCAAATGATACTGTATATGGAATTTTAATAGACAATAATAAAAAATTGTGGATAAGTACGAATGGAGGGATATCTAAATTTGATTCTGATAATTTAGTATTTAGAAATTTTGGTATAACTGATGGTTTACAAAGTAATGAATTTAATGGAAATGCTGCTTATAAAAATGAAGATGGAGAATTTTTCTTTGGCGGTATTAATGGATTAAATGTATTTAATCCTGAAGAAATTGATAGTTCTGATTTTTTACCACATGTAGTTTTTAGTGAATCTTATGTACGAGGTAAAGAATTTATAAACTTAGACAATAGAAGTTTTGAATCAGATGATAACACTATTAAATTTGAATTTTTTGTACCAGCATATCAAAATACATCAAAGACAACCTATTACTATAAATTAGATGGAAATGATGAAGAATGGTATAGTACTAATGATAATAATATAACTTATCACAAATTAAGTGCTGGAGATTATAACTTTAGAGTTATAGCAAGATACTCGAATGGAAAATATAGTGATGAAAGTACTGTTAGTTTTAATATAAAACCACCTTTTTGGTTTAGTGACTTAKCTATAATTATATATGTTATTTTAATATTTATATTAATTTATAATAATAAAAATAAGATGAAAAAATTAGATAAATTAGTTGATAAAAAAACAAAACAATTAAGAGATGAAATGGATAAAAATAACAATATATTAAATAAGGTCATTAAATTAGAAAAAAATAAAAATAAATATTTTATAAATTTATCACATGAATTAAGAACTCCGTTAAATGTAATTAGTAGTACAAATCAACTTATAGAAGAGTTTAATAATAATGATGTAGCTATAAATAAAGAAAAGTTAAGTAGCTATATGAAAACATCAAATCGAAATTGTAAAAGATTGCTAAAGTTAATTAATAATATAATCGATAGCAGTAAGCTAGAAAATGATAGTTATACAATAAATTTAAAAAAGAATGATATAGTTTATGTAGTTGAAGAGGCAGTGTTAAGTTTAATAGAATTTGCTAAGTATAAGGGGGTTGATATTATAATAGACCCACATATAGAAGAGTTGATAATAGAATGTGATGATTATGAAATTGAAAGATGTATAGTTAACTTAGTTAGTAATGCTATAAAATTTACTCCAATTGGAGGCAAAATAGAAGTTACTATAAAAGAAATAGACGATATGGTTATGATAAGTGTTAAGGATAATGGAATAGGAATAGATAAAAAATATATAGAATTTATATTTGATAGATTTAATCAGGTTATAGATTCTAATAATGAAATTAAAGGTGGAAGCGGATTAGGGCTTACTATAACAAAACAGATAATAGAATTACATAAAGGAGATATTTATGTTGAAAGTGAAGTTGGAAAAGGAAGTAATTTTATAATAAAGCTACCTTTAATAAGTAACTAA
- a CDS encoding ATP-dependent helicase, giving the protein MNNINYREDQIPIISYEKGTMAVPAVPGAGKTFIVTNLVAKLLCENKHKGGKILILTYMNSAVNNFKGRIKKILQENEIKEENSYEVMTIHSLAVKIIKEKPEIVMLSEEFNIADDLQKNIILNECISNFKQNGGQRAFLWFLKDQKDNEWKDRMIDAWENGFYDLIGNAIGELKYNDVSPLDLENIIDSDYRGILKIILPIYKEYDRKLKQYGLLDYDDILILAHRALTLDENLRNKFQSRYKYIFEDECQDSNEIQGKIIKLISKENNNLVRVGDVNQSITGTFSSSDPKYFKEFIKDADNCFRMDMSNRSSKDIIDLANRLVKYVTSEFNQIECREALEDMDIKTVPDNRGYKENPKPKLYSINTKKYTTWKEEIEKTVLYAKNINKKYPDKSIGILVPYNDQITQVARVLTDNNLEFEELGPNALNKRKMLTNISYIIDFILNCDDIEKLIIALDKVFIHTDNELGKLDFLELIKKYSTEELIYNEYKESLIIDKDSDVYQGYIKGISAIKEILEYPITRLDLLILFIGEKLELEKEDRAVIDYVSFYIKYLSLENINMSLIDVYEIISNTKNKVFNYIIDVVYEMSGYEPEPGSITVCNYHKSKGLEWDCVFLLGLVEYNFPDNTKQKFQSDRWYLKDRYKNPIAIVKSEIDKILNKSCDIDYMHQSRIDVINEKIRLLYVGITRAKEMLILSCSSYKDEIDIGKKNKQQKPSIYINELDKHIQQRRSIKA; this is encoded by the coding sequence ATGAATAATATAAATTATAGAGAAGACCAAATACCTATTATATCTTATGAAAAAGGTACAATGGCAGTTCCTGCAGTACCAGGAGCAGGAAAAACATTTATAGTTACAAATTTAGTTGCTAAGTTATTATGTGAAAATAAGCATAAGGGCGGAAAGATACTTATTTTAACTTATATGAACAGTGCAGTAAATAATTTTAAAGGAAGAATAAAAAAAATATTACAAGAGAATGAAATAAAAGAAGAAAATTCATATGAAGTTATGACGATACATAGTTTAGCAGTAAAAATAATAAAGGAAAAACCAGAAATAGTTATGTTAAGTGAAGAATTTAATATAGCTGATGATTTACAAAAAAATATAATATTAAATGAATGTATAAGTAATTTTAAACAAAATGGTGGTCAAAGAGCATTTTTATGGTTTTTAAAAGATCAAAAAGACAATGAGTGGAAAGATAGAATGATAGATGCTTGGGAGAATGGATTTTATGACCTTATAGGAAATGCTATAGGAGAATTAAAATATAATGATGTTTCACCATTAGATTTAGAGAATATAATAGATAGTGATTATAGAGGAATATTAAAAATAATATTACCTATATATAAAGAATATGATAGAAAATTAAAGCAATATGGGCTTTTAGATTATGATGATATATTGATATTAGCTCATAGGGCATTAACTTTAGATGAAAATTTAAGAAATAAATTCCAATCTAGGTATAAATATATATTTGAAGATGAATGCCAAGATTCAAATGAAATACAAGGAAAAATAATAAAGCTAATATCTAAAGAAAATAATAATTTAGTAAGAGTAGGAGATGTAAACCAAAGTATAACTGGAACATTTTCATCATCAGATCCAAAATACTTTAAGGAATTCATAAAAGATGCTGACAACTGTTTTAGAATGGATATGTCTAATAGAAGTTCTAAAGATATTATTGATTTAGCAAATAGACTTGTTAAATATGTTACATCAGAGTTTAACCAAATTGAATGCAGAGAAGCTTTAGAAGATATGGATATAAAGACCGTTCCAGATAATAGAGGATATAAAGAAAATCCAAAGCCTAAACTTTATAGTATAAATACAAAAAAATATACTACTTGGAAAGAAGAAATTGAAAAAACAGTACTATATGCTAAAAATATAAATAAAAAATATCCTGATAAAAGTATAGGTATATTAGTTCCATATAATGATCAAATCACCCAAGTAGCAAGAGTATTAACTGACAATAACTTAGAGTTTGAAGAGCTAGGACCTAACGCTTTAAATAAAAGAAAAATGTTAACAAATATATCATATATAATAGACTTTATATTAAATTGTGATGATATAGAAAAACTTATAATAGCTTTAGATAAAGTATTTATACATACAGATAATGAGTTAGGTAAATTAGATTTTTTAGAATTAATAAAAAAATATTCAACAGAAGAACTTATATATAATGAATACAAGGAATCATTAATAATAGATAAAGATAGTGATGTATATCAAGGATATATAAAAGGTATAAGTGCCATTAAAGAAATACTTGAATATCCTATAACAAGACTAGACTTATTAATATTATTTATTGGAGAAAAGTTAGAATTAGAAAAAGAAGATAGAGCCGTTATTGACTATGTATCCTTCTATATAAAATACTTATCACTAGAAAATATAAATATGTCACTTATAGATGTTTATGAAATAATATCTAATACAAAAAATAAAGTATTTAATTATATCATAGATGTAGTATATGAAATGAGTGGATATGAACCAGAACCTGGAAGCATAACAGTATGTAACTATCATAAATCAAAAGGCTTAGAGTGGGATTGTGTATTTTTATTAGGACTTGTAGAGTACAACTTCCCTGATAATACTAAACAAAAATTTCAAAGTGATAGATGGTATTTAAAAGATAGATATAAAAATCCTATAGCTATAGTTAAATCAGAAATAGATAAAATTTTAAATAAAAGCTGTGATATAGATTATATGCATCAAAGTAGAATAGATGTAATAAATGAAAAGATAAGATTATTATATGTTGGAATAACAAGAGCTAAAGAAATGCTAATATTATCTTGTAGTTCATATAAGGATGAAATTGATATAGGAAAGAAAAATAAACAACAAAAACCATCAATATATATAAATGAATTAGACAAGCATATACAACAAAGACGAAGTATAAAAGCTTAA
- a CDS encoding PD-(D/E)XK nuclease family protein, producing MNNKLKYFIYSQNSINTYKSCPKKFKYKYIDKINWKYDDIESREYYDSLKVGSEFHLLCERYFSNIPMGINENTNPKFKVWIEKIKNLFPMNDEDSKIYLPEYEVRLNLDGNIITAKYDLIIIDKDNIEIWDWKTENVKLEYKNVSNRIQTIIYMLLAKEVVCKIFNLNIKYENIKMKYYQPQYDNKPIEILYSEEKHKANIDNISRYIDMIKNTNYKEDDNYKYELIKNDKHCKYCEFNKLCNKQDVNYSIFEEDGYEC from the coding sequence TTGAATAATAAACTAAAATATTTTATCTATAGTCAAAATTCAATTAATACTTATAAATCATGTCCTAAAAAGTTTAAATATAAGTATATAGATAAAATAAATTGGAAGTATGATGATATAGAAAGTAGAGAATATTACGATAGTTTAAAAGTAGGAAGTGAATTTCATTTATTATGTGAAAGATATTTTAGTAATATACCAATGGGTATAAATGAAAATACTAATCCTAAATTTAAAGTATGGATAGAAAAAATAAAAAATTTATTTCCTATGAATGATGAAGATAGTAAAATATATCTTCCAGAATATGAAGTAAGACTAAATTTAGATGGAAATATAATAACTGCAAAGTACGATTTAATAATTATTGATAAAGATAATATAGAAATATGGGACTGGAAAACGGAGAATGTAAAATTAGAATATAAAAATGTAAGTAATAGAATTCAAACTATAATTTATATGTTATTAGCAAAAGAAGTAGTTTGTAAAATATTTAATTTAAATATAAAATACGAAAATATAAAAATGAAATACTATCAACCACAATATGATAATAAGCCAATAGAAATTTTATATAGCGAAGAAAAGCATAAAGCTAATATAGATAATATATCTAGATATATAGATATGATAAAAAATACAAATTATAAAGAAGATGATAATTATAAGTATGAACTTATTAAAAATGATAAGCATTGTAAATATTGCGAATTTAATAAGTTATGTAATAAGCAAGATGTAAATTATAGCATATTTGAGGAGGACGGATATGAGTGTTAA
- the addB gene encoding helicase-exonuclease AddAB subunit AddB, translating into MSVKFIVGRGGSGKTTYMLEEIRERVQDNETSPVILLVPEQYTFEMEKRMSKLFIGDKKDKYLRARVLSFKTMSDVVFSKVGGLTDVNINSSGKAMITYKAIESASNDLQIFSKSASQPGFVNSISEVISEMKQYNISYQKLEEISQEVDNETLKLKLNDLSKIYKSFEEKLHENYVDSQDILNSLAQKIDSCDYFKDAYIYIDEFTGFTPNQYRVLRTIFNKAKEVNISLTVDNPSVLTYNKSDAFSRTKFTYGKIIKLCNEEGIKLLPSIDLNKEILPRFKNSEELQHLERNYNSYPYKVYEGETKNIHIKEFNNLYSEVEEVAKEIVELVRDKGIRYRDITVATRDLNKYDFLVHSIFNEYKIPNFIDKKREAKANPIIVLIISALEMKNRRYSYETMFRYLKSGLIGISKDDISLLENYVLANGIKGKKWFEDKWEYRLYHNIISDENDYEVEVRERVNEIKNKVLRPIISLQEKLSGKNKVRDICRYVYEFLIDIDMQTTIENLISNFKDKGELDIANQYSQVFNIVVEILDQMVEIMGDENISLDKFVKLISLGFDEYELGLVPPSIDQVLVSSVDRMKNSDTKYLYLIGTNDGIFPLIAKDNGLLSDNDRESLGKNGVEVDIDSKTRTFEEQFLVYKALTSTSENLIITYPIADHEGKTLRPSVIISRLKKLFPNIDNKSYLIEEHNNSDEDALNKISTKAPTFNELINKIKEFDDSKEINDIWLDVYRYYMNNEEYKEIAKKVITGLTYTNQVQKVEEEKIKKLYDNKALSVSRLETYARCPFAYFMQYGLKAKERKEYSFTAPDLGTFIHNILDTFSKNMEKDNLTWRNINEDYIIEQVSRIVENIVSKIPGYILESSSRYRYLAYRLKNMLISAITIISEQIKQGSFEPSDYEVDFGVYGKYPPIKIVLTSGEEINLRGQIDRIDEFKNEEGKYIRIIDYKSSKRDLSLTDIYHGLQLQLLVYLDAILESDAGLKPAGILYSSIDDPIAKFDENKEDDEIRTEILKKLKMQGLLIKDSNIIKEMDKSLANGEKATSLIIPASLNKDGSLGKNTKGVSIEEFEVIRKYVKETIKDICEDMFDGNISISPYKNKDKNSCEFCEYSSICQFDSSLKDNKYKIINKKSDDEIIRMMKGEIK; encoded by the coding sequence ATGAGTGTTAAGTTCATAGTTGGTAGAGGTGGAAGCGGAAAAACTACCTATATGCTAGAAGAAATAAGAGAAAGAGTTCAAGATAACGAAACATCTCCTGTAATTCTTTTAGTTCCAGAACAATATACATTTGAAATGGAAAAAAGAATGAGTAAATTATTCATAGGAGATAAAAAGGATAAATATTTAAGAGCTAGAGTATTAAGTTTTAAAACTATGAGCGATGTAGTTTTTTCTAAAGTAGGAGGGTTAACAGATGTTAACATAAACTCTAGTGGTAAAGCAATGATAACTTATAAAGCTATAGAAAGTGCTAGTAATGATCTTCAGATATTTTCAAAATCAGCATCTCAACCTGGATTTGTTAACTCAATATCTGAAGTTATAAGTGAAATGAAACAATATAATATAAGTTATCAAAAACTAGAAGAGATATCACAAGAAGTTGATAATGAAACTTTAAAATTAAAATTAAATGATTTAAGTAAGATATATAAATCATTTGAAGAAAAATTACATGAAAATTATGTAGATTCTCAAGATATATTAAATTCATTAGCTCAAAAGATAGATAGTTGTGATTATTTTAAAGATGCTTATATATACATAGATGAATTTACTGGATTTACACCAAATCAGTACAGGGTATTAAGAACTATATTTAATAAAGCTAAAGAAGTAAATATATCCTTAACTGTAGATAATCCTTCAGTATTAACTTATAACAAAAGTGATGCTTTTTCTAGAACTAAATTTACATATGGAAAAATAATTAAGCTTTGCAATGAAGAAGGTATAAAATTATTGCCTTCTATAGACTTGAATAAAGAAATATTACCTAGATTTAAAAATAGTGAGGAATTACAACATCTAGAAAGAAACTATAATTCTTATCCATATAAAGTGTATGAAGGAGAAACTAAAAATATACATATAAAAGAATTTAATAATTTGTATTCTGAAGTAGAAGAAGTTGCAAAAGAAATAGTAGAGTTAGTAAGAGATAAGGGAATAAGATATAGAGATATAACTGTTGCTACTAGAGATTTAAATAAATATGATTTTTTAGTTCATTCTATATTTAATGAATATAAAATACCTAACTTTATAGATAAAAAAAGAGAAGCGAAAGCAAATCCAATAATAGTTCTTATTATATCTGCTCTTGAAATGAAAAATAGAAGATATAGTTATGAAACTATGTTTAGATATCTAAAAAGTGGTCTTATAGGTATAAGTAAAGATGATATAAGCTTACTTGAAAATTATGTACTAGCTAACGGAATAAAGGGTAAGAAATGGTTTGAAGATAAGTGGGAATATAGACTATACCATAATATAATATCTGATGAAAATGATTATGAAGTCGAAGTAAGGGAAAGAGTAAATGAAATAAAAAATAAGGTACTAAGACCTATAATATCATTACAAGAAAAGTTAAGTGGTAAAAATAAGGTAAGAGATATATGTAGATATGTATATGAATTTCTAATAGATATAGATATGCAAACTACTATAGAAAATTTAATATCTAATTTTAAAGATAAGGGAGAACTGGATATAGCAAATCAATACTCTCAAGTATTTAATATAGTGGTAGAAATTCTTGATCAAATGGTAGAAATAATGGGAGATGAAAATATATCATTAGATAAGTTTGTAAAATTAATAAGCTTAGGATTTGATGAATATGAATTAGGATTAGTTCCCCCAAGTATAGATCAAGTACTTGTAAGTAGTGTAGATAGAATGAAAAATTCTGATACAAAATATCTTTATTTAATAGGTACAAATGATGGAATATTCCCATTGATAGCTAAAGATAATGGTTTATTAAGTGATAATGATAGAGAAAGTCTAGGAAAAAATGGAGTGGAAGTAGATATAGATAGTAAAACAAGAACATTTGAAGAACAGTTCTTAGTTTATAAAGCACTAACTTCTACTAGTGAAAATTTAATAATAACTTATCCTATAGCAGATCATGAAGGCAAAACTTTAAGACCATCTGTTATAATATCTAGATTAAAAAAGTTATTCCCTAATATAGATAATAAAAGTTACTTAATAGAAGAACATAATAATTCAGATGAAGATGCTTTAAACAAAATAAGTACTAAAGCACCAACATTTAATGAGCTTATAAATAAAATAAAAGAGTTTGATGATAGCAAAGAAATTAATGATATTTGGTTAGATGTATATAGATATTATATGAATAATGAAGAGTATAAAGAAATAGCTAAGAAAGTTATAACTGGCTTAACATATACAAATCAAGTTCAAAAAGTTGAAGAAGAAAAAATAAAGAAATTATATGATAATAAAGCACTTAGTGTTTCAAGACTTGAAACATATGCAAGATGTCCATTTGCTTATTTTATGCAATATGGATTAAAAGCAAAGGAAAGGAAAGAATACTCATTTACAGCTCCAGACTTAGGGACATTTATACACAATATATTAGACACATTCTCTAAGAATATGGAAAAAGATAATCTAACTTGGAGAAATATAAATGAAGATTATATAATAGAACAAGTATCAAGAATAGTTGAAAACATAGTATCAAAAATTCCTGGATATATATTAGAGAGTTCTTCAAGATATAGATACTTAGCATATAGATTAAAAAATATGTTAATATCAGCAATAACTATAATAAGTGAACAAATAAAGCAAGGATCATTTGAACCTAGTGATTACGAAGTTGACTTTGGAGTATATGGAAAATATCCACCTATAAAAATAGTACTAACTAGTGGAGAAGAAATAAATTTAAGAGGCCAAATTGATAGAATAGATGAATTTAAAAATGAAGAAGGAAAATATATAAGAATAATTGACTATAAATCTAGTAAGAGAGATTTAAGCTTAACTGATATATATCATGGATTACAACTTCAACTGTTAGTTTATCTAGATGCAATATTAGAAAGTGATGCTGGATTAAAACCTGCTGGAATACTATATTCATCAATCGATGACCCTATAGCTAAATTTGATGAAAATAAAGAAGACGATGAAATCAGAACAGAAATACTTAAAAAGTTAAAAATGCAAGGACTACTTATAAAAGATTCTAATATAATCAAAGAAATGGACAAATCTCTTGCTAATGGAGAAAAAGCTACTTCCTTAATTATACCTGCTAGTTTAAATAAAGATGGTAGCTTAGGTAAAAATACAAAAGGTGTAAGTATTGAAGAATTTGAAGTAATAAGAAAATATGTAAAAGAAACTATAAAAGATATATGTGAAGATATGTTTGATGGAAATATAAGTATATCACCTTATAAAAATAAAGATAAAAATTCATGTGAATTCTGTGAATACTCATCAATTTGTCAATTTGATAGTAGCTTAAAAGATAATAAATATAAGATAATAAATAAAAAAAGTGATGATGAGATAATAAGAATGATGAAGGGAGAGATAAAGTAA